A window of Aquipuribacter hungaricus genomic DNA:
GCCGCCCCCGTCGACGAGGCGGACCAGGCCTCGCCGTCGGAGGGCACCGCCCCCGAGGCGGACGCCACCGGGGCACCCGCGACGGACACCGACGGCCCGACCGAGGGCGCCGGCGACCAGGCGGAGACGCCCGTCCCCGCGGCGCCGTCCTCCGCCCCGTCGCCGTCCGCTCCCTCCCCCGCCGCCGTGCCGCGCCCCGGCCGCCGCCCCAAGAAGGCGGCGCCCGCCGCGGCGACCGCCGTCACCCCGCCGCTCGCGGTCGGGGCGGCGGCCTTCGGCCGGGTCGACGAGGCGGGCACGGTCCACGTCCGCGACGGCGACACCGAGCGCGAGGTCGGCCAGTACCCCGACGTCCCCGAGGCCGAGGCGATCGGGTTCTACGTCCGCAAGTTCGAGGACCTCGCCGGGCAGGTGCACCTGCTCGGGCAGCGCCTGGACAACGGCACCGTCCCCGCCAAGGAGGCCCGCTCGTCCCTGGCGAGCCTGCGCGAGCAGTCCACCGACGCCAAGGCTGTGGGTGACCTGCCCGCGCTGCGTGCCGAGCTGGACCGGCTCGACAGCCTCGTGGCCGAGCGCACGGCCGCCGAGGACGCCCAGCGCGCGGAGGCCCGGGCCAAGGCCCTCGCCGAGCGCGAGGCCATCGTCGCGGAGGCCGAGCAGATCGCCGCGACGCCCCCCGCGAGCATGCACTTCAAGAACGCGGGCGAGCGGATGCAGGTCCTGCTCGACACCTGGAAGACGGCGCAGCGGTCGGGCACCCGCCTGGACAAGCGCACCGAGGACCCGCTGTGGAAGCGGTTCGCCGCAGCCCGCTCGACGGTCGACCGCCTCCGCCGCGCCCACTTCTCTCAGGTCAGCGAGCAGCGGACGAGCACCAAGCAGGAGAAGGAGCAGCTCATCGTCCGCGCCGAGGAGCTCCAGACCTCGACCGACTGGCGCGCGACGAGCGACGAGTACCGCAGCCTCATGGACCGGTGGAAGGCCGCCGGCCGGCTGTCCCGCAAGGACGACGACGCGCTGTGGGCCCGGTTCCGTGCCGCGCAGGACGTGTTCTTCGCCAACCGCACGGCGGCCAACTCCGCGCAGGACGAGGAGTACCGCGGCAACCTCGAGGTCAAGGAGGCGCTCGCCGCCGAGGCGGAGGCCCTGCTGCCGGTGACCGACGT
This region includes:
- a CDS encoding DUF349 domain-containing protein, with protein sequence MSTEPDQTGPVEQGAPEPSEETSPEKQRSGLGGALLGALGSLAAEAIDAAGRALTTPARTDDADGTDGTDGTDGTSPAEGETADGGTEGEQAEAGSSEGGADDQPTVGTPSADAPAGDDADATGSPQDSKAGTSSEGDEPSAQQPDETAAAPQADETSAAAESTGATDSTEASDSNEASSGTGLAGTELAGTPDAQQPGSPGQAAAEESSDEESSGEAETAAEVTPEPEADPATEPVTEPVTDAAPEPVVESAPEPAAPVDEADQASPSEGTAPEADATGAPATDTDGPTEGAGDQAETPVPAAPSSAPSPSAPSPAAVPRPGRRPKKAAPAAATAVTPPLAVGAAAFGRVDEAGTVHVRDGDTEREVGQYPDVPEAEAIGFYVRKFEDLAGQVHLLGQRLDNGTVPAKEARSSLASLREQSTDAKAVGDLPALRAELDRLDSLVAERTAAEDAQRAEARAKALAEREAIVAEAEQIAATPPASMHFKNAGERMQVLLDTWKTAQRSGTRLDKRTEDPLWKRFAAARSTVDRLRRAHFSQVSEQRTSTKQEKEQLIVRAEELQTSTDWRATSDEYRSLMDRWKAAGRLSRKDDDALWARFRAAQDVFFANRTAANSAQDEEYRGNLEVKEALAAEAEALLPVTDVAAAKRQLTSIQDRWDEAGRVPRDSLDRIEGRLRAVIEKVRDADSARWGKSTPDVVQRGSGLVTQLRQQVADLDAKVAEAEGRGDSRTAQRAAKERDTKRAWLAQAESSLDDLSR